Proteins encoded within one genomic window of uncultured Desulfobacter sp.:
- a CDS encoding GNAT family N-acetyltransferase — SPYPAEDEFLMKTVDGQTLFIRPVKPEDAPLFTALFKVLSPTTIYYRFFSAVKELNPKMLARFTQIDYDREIALVAIDETSKTDRMLGVARIIGDADSQTGEFAVLVGDNWHGKGIGVCLLEKCLSIAAKRRFRVVHGFVLKTNRNMLALGRKLGFEIEKDLDTDGYKLVIQLEGS, encoded by the coding sequence AGTCCGTATCCGGCCGAGGATGAATTCCTTATGAAAACCGTTGATGGGCAAACCCTTTTCATCCGGCCGGTCAAGCCTGAGGATGCCCCACTTTTTACAGCATTGTTCAAGGTACTTTCTCCTACTACAATTTACTACCGATTTTTCAGCGCTGTAAAAGAATTAAACCCCAAAATGCTGGCCCGGTTCACCCAGATTGATTACGATCGGGAGATCGCTCTGGTTGCCATAGATGAAACATCCAAAACTGATAGGATGCTGGGTGTTGCCAGGATCATTGGAGATGCAGATTCGCAGACGGGTGAGTTCGCCGTTTTGGTGGGAGACAATTGGCACGGCAAAGGCATTGGGGTGTGTCTGTTAGAGAAATGTTTGTCCATTGCTGCGAAAAGAAGATTTAGAGTGGTTCACGGCTTTGTGCTAAAAACGAATAGGAATATGCTGGCGCTTGGGAGAAAGCTTGGATTTGAAATAGAAAAAGATCTGGATACCGATGGATATAAATTAGTTATTCAATTAGAGGGAAGTTAG